The following nucleotide sequence is from Salvia splendens isolate huo1 chromosome 2, SspV2, whole genome shotgun sequence.
AGGAGATAGGCCAGGTAGGTAAAATGCTGACATTGAAATAGGAAATAAAAATTTGCCCTTGAGATGGACATGTTCATGCCAATGCTTTAATTTGAGAAGCGCATGTATATTTCTGTACTTTTTGATACACTCAACAGACTTTTATCCTTTTCGCTATATCTATAAAAATTCACCTCATACTCAATTTACACACATAACACCTACTTAGATTAAACTCATACTAAATTAATGCCCACGtaaaatatagtataataaCATAACATGATTTTATAACTACGTGGACAAAGATAAATACAGAAAACAAAATGAGAAATCAATGTCAAAGCACTAAAATCGGCCCTCCACAGCTCAATTTCAACAATAAAACTGAAATTTTCAGTAATATAAAATCCCGTTCtccttttctattttaaaaatttcaatactCCCTTCCCTCTTTAAGAATACATGGTGTTTCTTCTTCCCATATTTCTATCTTGACTCCTTATATTTctcatcgcctccgcctccgccgcaGCCTGAGTAGATGAAAAACAATCATCCACCATGTCGAACATACCAACCTCTCTCTCTGAAGTCTGCCTCACACTTTTCCGTCTAGCCATGTCCATGGCCGATCCATGGCCCTTCTCCTAGAATTCACACCAACACAAATCTccactttttttctttaaaagagaaaaataaaaaaagaaggtaAATCCAATTTCCGTAAATATCTGAACGGAAGAGATATATTATCATGGGCAGCATACGTGGTTTCTCGCTCAAGCACCGCGTCGCCACAAGTTTCCGGCGTGTTTTCCGGTGGAAGCGCTTAGCCGGTAGGTATCGGAGTGTGGAACCGCTAAGCTGGACGGAGCGGGTGAAGACGAAAGCGAAGGCGGTATTAGGTAGGAATATGGATCCGGGTGGGGGATACTTCCGGGTTGGTAAAGAAGAATGGGCGAGCGAAATACCGAAAGGGCATATGGCGATTTACGTGGGGGAAAAGGATGGAGATATGGAAAGGATTTTGGTGCCTATTGTTTATATAAACCATCCATTATTTAGGGATTTGCTCAAGGAGTCCGAAAGGGAATTCGGGTATAAGCATCCGGGTGGGCTAACCATACCTTGTCGGATCTCGGAGTTTGAGAGTGTTCAGACCCGGATCAAGGCGGGTCAGTGTACCCGGAAGTTGCTGTCGTGGAAGAAAAtgtggttttgaattttgatgggATGCTATTGTTTTCATGTCTATATACTTTTAATTGtaaatattactagtatgtTTTCCTTTTAGAATCGAATTTTCGGATTGTTAGGCTTTCATCCGTGCTTTATGGTTGTAAATTGTAAATATATACTATTACTCCATTAAGATTTTGCAgtttatacaattttatagtGGATATAATGGTCAACTAAAACACCAACTCCAAAAATATGCTTTTTCCGTTCAACACTAACAAAACAAAACGAATATATATTCAAAACTCAAAAgcaaaaccaaacaaaaaaaaatactagaaaaAAGGTGCAAGGAACAAAACGATCATATTCCAATTTCACAAACAATGCTACCTCTCCTCATCACTCTCTCCATCTTCTTGAGCGCCATAGACGCCCACGTCTTCATCTATGGCGGCTGCTCCCAAGATAAATACCCTCCTAATTCACCATACGAAGCCAGCAAAATCTCCATCCTCTCCTCCctcgcctcctcctcctcccgaACCCTCTACGACGCCATCGCCATCTCCAACGACACAGCTTCCCCACCCGATTCCGCCTCCTACGGCCTCTACCAGTGCCGCGGGGACCTCAGCCTCCGCAACTGCGCCTCATGCATCGCCGGCGCCATCAACCAGGTCTCCGTGCTCTGCCCCGACACCTACGGCGCCAGCCTCCAGCTCGACGCCTGCTACCTCCGGTAATATTGTCCACTTTCACTAAAAAACATCAATTCAGTAATCCGCTGGGAACATATTATTTGCACATTTTCTAATTCTTCGATGTGGGATGGTTTGAACCCCAACAGGTACGAGCGCGCCGACTTTTTGGGGAGATTGGACACCGGTTTGAGGTATAGGAAGTGCGGGGTCGGCGGGAATGTGGACGGGGAGTTTTGGCGGCGGAGGGACGACGTGCTGGCGGAATTGGGAGGGGCGGCGGGGTTCAGGGTGAGCGCCACCGGGGCGGTGGAGGGGTATGCGCAGTGCCTGGGGGATATGGCGGCGGGGGATTGCTCGGAGTGTTTGGCCGAGGCGGTGGCGAAGGTGAAGATGCTGTGTGGAGCGGCGCCGGCGGCGGATGTGTACTTGGCGCAGTGTTATGTTCGGTATTGGGAGTCAGGCTACTATACTaccacttcctcttcctcaggttttttttttaatatttgtttttaggtttgaaatttaattttttagaaaaaatatatatgaagctgcattagaaaaaaaattgatactCTCCAATATTTTTTCCTCTTTATTATTGAGGGTTTGGATTGTTTTCACTACTTTTTTTTACCTTAGACGATATTATGCATGCTAACACGGATTTAACTATGATTTTTTTACTTTAGATACATacgtattatattttttttaaaccagATATAGAAGAAATCTAAATTTATTCCTGAGAAAATAGGGTTCTCGTTCTCGAGCTTCTCAAAAAATAAAGCCGGATAGAAATTCCATACCATGATGATTacttaaatagtagtagtactacaatttatactactactcaTGAATCATGGTAGTGAATTAGAAAATGGAATATAATAAGAATGTGGAAGTGGAAATGGAATCGGAATCACAAGTCATGTCTGATGTCTGGGTGGGAAAAatgaagaagcaatttttctatttaaaaaaCAATTATTGGTGGATATAAAATAATACAAACAGggtaaaaaagaaagaaatatatgaattaatgggggtatataaatattaattaaaataaataaagtgagATCCAAAGTTGATTTGAGATAGAAACAAGTTGAACCCTCTAATGGCATAAGTATATATTCTAATGCACATAATTGCGTCACCACCCCATATTCTTCATAAAGTTTAAATTAAAGCTTGCAACAAATTCGAACTTTATATGCTTTTCCTTAGTGACTCAtattatactatattttttcagCCAGTAATTTGGGTATCTTATC
It contains:
- the LOC121760724 gene encoding auxin-responsive protein SAUR24-like, encoding MGSIRGFSLKHRVATSFRRVFRWKRLAGRYRSVEPLSWTERVKTKAKAVLGRNMDPGGGYFRVGKEEWASEIPKGHMAIYVGEKDGDMERILVPIVYINHPLFRDLLKESEREFGYKHPGGLTIPCRISEFESVQTRIKAGQCTRKLLSWKKMWF
- the LOC121767956 gene encoding plasmodesmata-located protein 8-like, encoding MLPLLITLSIFLSAIDAHVFIYGGCSQDKYPPNSPYEASKISILSSLASSSSRTLYDAIAISNDTASPPDSASYGLYQCRGDLSLRNCASCIAGAINQVSVLCPDTYGASLQLDACYLRYERADFLGRLDTGLRYRKCGVGGNVDGEFWRRRDDVLAELGGAAGFRVSATGAVEGYAQCLGDMAAGDCSECLAEAVAKVKMLCGAAPAADVYLAQCYVRYWESGYYTTTSSSSDSSNGDDVGKTVAIIVGVVAGVAVLIVFLSFCRKALG